One region of Eremothecium gossypii ATCC 10895 chromosome II, complete sequence genomic DNA includes:
- the STE24 gene encoding zinc metalloprotease (Syntenic homolog of Saccharomyces cerevisiae YJR117W (STE24)), which translates to MKLVEGVQVLLDRGDIPWKKVIAGLNIAQFGFETYLATREYKKLNELSLPSELEGVIDKETMQKTQAYERAKLRYRMVRDLVFLGLNLVMIKYDWLPRMWNLGVAVGQRMPAMLVPVSTISQSLYFLIVYLQLNWWQGLFGSYYYNFVLEEKFGFNKSTVKLWLTDQLKVFMISSMITTPAAYALLKVIEKFSTGFVSYVSILMLFFYLVLTALQPVFTALFNKLTPLEDGELKTSIVEISKRVNFPLDKIYLSDGSRRSAHSNAYFTGLPFFSKRIVLFDTLVNDSTVEEVVAVMGHEIGHWKLNHISYRLLLLWATSGFTVSLFSAIYMNTSLYEAYGFFIGNNASSDPARVVVSTVPVMIGFMLFNDLFQPAGAALQFITNWYTQYQELQADQFAKELGYQDALGSSLIMLARGNLHTPEGDPLYTAYHDSHPSTIRRLRALQYKPAKKQ; encoded by the coding sequence ATGAAATTAGTCGAGGGGGTCCAGGTCCTACTGGACAGGGGCGATATTCCCTGGAAGAAGGTAATTGCGGGGCTTAATATTGCGCAGTTTGGATTCGAGACCTATCTAGCGACCAGAGAGTATAAAAAGTTGAACGAGCTTTCACTACCCAGCGAACTGGAGGGCGTTATTGATAAAGAAACAATGCAAAAGACGCAGGCGTACGAGCGGGCCAAGTTACGCTACCGTATGGTTAGAGATCTGGTGTTCCTGGGACTAAATCTGGTAATGATTAAGTACGACTGGCTGCCACGGATGTGGAACCTAGGAGTGGCGGTAGGTCAGCGCATGCCCGCCATGCTGGTGCCAGTATCGACCATCTCGCAGTCGCTGTACTTTTTGATCGTCTACCTACAGCTGAACTGGTGGCAGGGGTTGTTTGGGAGCTATTACTACAACTTTGTGCTCGAGGAAAAATTCGGGTTCAACAAGTCCACGGTCAAGCTATGGCTAACGGACCAGCTAAAAGTGTTTATGATCTCCTCCATGATTACCACTCCTGCAGCCTATGCGCTGTTGAAGGTAATTGAAAAGTTCTCGACTGGCTTCGTCAGCTACGTCTCTATCCTGATGCTGTTCTTCTATCTGGTGCTGACTGCTCTTCAGCCAGTTTTTACAGCTTTATTCAACAAGCTCACCCCGTTGGAAGACGGGGAGCTGAAGACGTCGATTGTCGAAATAAGCAAACGAGTCAACTTCCCACTGGACAAAATCTACCTTTCGGACGGCTCGCGCCGCTCTGCGCACTCAAATGCGTATTTCACCGGGCTACCGTTTTTCTCTAAACGGATCGTACTTTTTGATACACTAGTCAATGATTCCACGGTCGAGGAAGTGGTGGCCGTCATGGGCCACGAGATCGGGCACTGGAAGCTTAACCACATTTCATATCGCTTACTTCTTTTGTGGGCCACTTCCGGCTTCACTGTCTCTCTCTTCAGTGCCATATACATGAACACTTCTCTGTACGAGGCATATGGTTTCTTTATCGGAAACAACGCTTCTTCTGACCCAGCGCGTGTTGTCGTGAGCACCGTGCCTGTCATGATTGGCTTCATGCTGTTTAATGATCTCTTTCAGCCAGCAGGTGCCGCTTTGCAGTTTATCACCAATTGGTATACTCAGTATCAGGAACTCCAGGCTGACCAGTTTGCGAAGGAACTGGGCTATCAAGATGCTTTAGGCAGCTCGTTAATAATGCTCGCCCGTGGTAATCTCCACACCCCCGAAGGCGATCCGCTATACACTGCCTACCACGATAGCCACCCCTCCACGATTCGTCGGCTACGTGCCCTGCAGTACAAGCCCGCCAAGAAGCAGTAG
- a CDS encoding DUF5137 domain-containing protein (NOHBY222; No homolog in Saccharomyces cerevisiae; Syntenic homolog of Saccharomyces kluyveri SAKL0F14630g), with protein sequence MDEDGPYSWYLQHTPAPDARKLEDLRIWQNEQIYERSRKVYSPPLEPLGVGCQEKRAATAQRGPAKRRRT encoded by the coding sequence ATGGATGAAGACGGACCTTATTCATGGTATCTCCAGCATACGCCCGCGCCAGATGCTCGCAAACTGGAGGATCTGCGCATCTGGCAGAACGAGCAAATCTATGAGCGTAGTAGAAAGGTGTATTCGCCACCGCTGGAGCCTTTGGGGGTGGGCTGTCAGGAAAAACGAGCTGCGACTGCTCAGCGGGGTCCAGCGAAGCGCCGGCGTACCTGA
- the LIH1 gene encoding putative lipase (Syntenic homolog of Saccharomyces cerevisiae YJR107W), with translation MHLMMILTLLCLFGRFGRGLAPRLGGLVGIGGVADVGGEELNSSALQTSETLAAEASHVTITRAGYDKLVYFSKICALTYCIKDRTLVENKTFYDGGCPADLEFCSNLTVNPTAKRTRVELVLEAERNELGTGYVAVDHGRQVVILAFRGSSTQQDWFSDMQIHPIAYVPASLTRYNKLVADGVIPPCVDCKVHRGFYRFAKTLNRNFLERIERIYNLYPNYKLVVTGHSLGAALASLCGIELALRGFEPLVLTYATPRMFNHSLRDWVNALFKTEQIHFESVQKKELQLNKGYFRVVHTRDYIPMVPPLYVAAGLEIYIEKLHFPHELKDLHYRGMNLEPLWHIEGDLLSPRSRFNERIEKWLHMYEHRSYFIMINTCSGF, from the coding sequence ATGCACCTAATGATGATATTGACACTACTGTGCCTCTTCGGGCGCTTCGGGCGCGGGCTGGCACCCCGCCTCGGGGGGCTTGTGGGCATAGGAGGTGTGGCGGATGTTGGGGGCGAGGAGCTAAACTCGTCGGCCTTACAGACCTCAGAAACATTAGCCGCCGAGGCCTCACACGTGACCATCACGCGAGCGGGCTACGATAAGCTCGTGTACTTCAGCAAGATATGTGCCTTGACGTACTGCATCAAGGATAGGACGCTAGTTGAGAACAAGACGTTTTACGATGGGGGATGCCCGGCGGACCTTGAGTTCTGTTCAAACCTCACGGTGAACCCGACGGCGAAAAGGACTCGAGTGGAATTAGTATTGGAGGCAGAACGCAATGAGCTCGGCACAGGGTATGTGGCAGTTGATCATGGCAGACAGGTGGTGATACTTGCTTTCCGGGGCTCAAGCACACAGCAGGACTGGTTTAGTGACATGCAGATACACCCAATTGCATACGTGCCGGCGTCGTTAACCCGTTACAACAAGCTTGTTGCAGATGGCGTCATACCACCATGCGTGGACTGTAAGGTGCACCGGGGCTTCTACCGCTTTGCGAAGACCTTGAATAGGAACTTTTTGGAGCGTATAGAGAGGATATATAATCTATATCCGAACTATAAGTTAGTTGTCACCGGTCACTCGCTTGGCGCCGCATTGGCGAGTCTTTGTGGCATCGAGCTTGCGCTTCGGGGCTTTGAGCCCTTGGTGCTTACTTATGCCACCCCGCGGATGTTTAACCATTCATTGAGAGATTGGGTTAATGCTCTTTTCAAAACAGAGCAAATTCACTTTGAGTCGGTACAAAAGAAAGAGCTGCAACTAAATAAGGGCTACTTTCGGGTTGTGCATACCCGAGATTATATACCAATGGTCCCGCCACTATACGTTGCTGCAGGCTTGGAGATATATATCGAGAAACTTCACTTCCCACACGAGCTTAAGGATTTACATTACCGTGGCATGAATCTTGAACCACTATGGCATATTGAGGGCGACTTGCTATCCCCACGCAGTCGCTTTAATGAACGGATAGAAAAATGGTTGCATATGTATGAACATCGCAGCTACTTTATCATGATCAACACATGTAGTGGGTTCTAG
- the ADO1 gene encoding adenosine kinase (Syntenic homolog of Saccharomyces cerevisiae YJR105W (ADO1)), whose protein sequence is MSSRGFGLLRGVFRARTARHLVYHVTGPRLHMGMPGDTAKFASASRLSAVTRTSTSGYRSVERTAKAGMSESFKLVCLGNPLLDISATVDPEYLERYSLKSNDAILVDAAGDDGRMKIFDEMLEFPGMRYVAGGAAQNTARGAAYVLGRDQVAYFGCVGRDQFSEKLMSANKAAGVSTFYQEEPEISTGKCAVMITGHDRSMVTDLGAANHFKPEHLDKHWNVVESAKMFYVGGFHLTVSPEAIVKLGKHAQENGKPFVLNFSAPFIPQFFRSALEQVLPYTTHIIANESEAASYAESFGLDCDREDLVSIAKHVIGDSSRTVVFTHGLEPTIVVSPAGEAAYPVHPVDKEKIVDTNGAGDAFAGGFVAALVQGRDLPTAVDMGQWLAALSIQEFGPCYPTEKLQY, encoded by the coding sequence ATGAGCAGCCGCGGGTTCGGCCTGCTTCGCGGCGTGTTCCGGGCACGAACCGCCAGACACCTTGtttatcacgtgaccggcCCTCGCCTTCACATGGGCATGCCCGGCGACACAGCAAAATTTGCGAGTGCATCACGATTATCGGCAGTGACACGCACATCTACAAGCGGATACAGAAGTGTAGAGCGGACTGCAAAAGCCGGAATGAGTGAGTCTTTTAAGCTAGTGTGCCTGGGAAACCCCCTTCTTGACATCTCGGCGACGGTGGACCCCGAGTACCTTGAACGGTACTCCTTGAAGAGCAATGATGCGATCTTAGTGGACGCCGCGGGCGACGACGGACGCATGAAGATTTTCGACGAGATGTTGGAGTTTCCTGGTATGCGTTACGTGGCTGGCGGTGCAGCACAGAATACTGCGCGTGGCGCGGCGTACGTGCTGGGGCGCGACCAGGTGGCGTACTTCGGGTGCGTGGGGCGCGACCAGTTCTCGGAGAAGCTGATGTCAGCCAACAAGGCTGCCGGCGTTAGCACGTTCTACCAGGAGGAGCCGGAGATCAGCACGGGCAAGTGCGCCGTGATGATCACGGGACATGACCGGTCGATGGTGACCGACCTAGGCGCGGCGAACCACTTCAAACCGGAGCACCTGGACAAGCACTGGAATGTCGTGGAGAGCGCCAAGATGTTCTACGTGGGCGGCTTCCACCTGACCGTGTCGCCAGAGGCCATCGTCAAGCTCGGGAAGCATGCACAGGAGAACGGCAAGCCGTTCGTGCTGAACTTCTCTGCGCCGTTCATCCCACAGTTCTTCCGCTCCGCGCTTGAGCAGGTGCTGCCTTACACGACCCACATTATCGCCAACGAGTCTGAGGCTGCATCCTACGCGGAGTCCTTTGGGCTTGACTGCGACCGCGAGGACCTTGTCTCTATTGCCAAGCACGTCATCGGCGACTCCTCCCGCACCGTTGTCTTCACCCACGGTCTAGAGCCTACAATCGTGGTCTCTCCAGCGGGCGAGGCTGCCTACCCTGTGCACCCAGTTGACAAGGAAAAGATTGTGGACACCAATGGTGCAGGTGATGCCTTTGCGGGCGGCTTCGTGGCTGCGCTTGTCCAAGGTAGAGACTTGCCAACCGCCGTCGACATGGGCCAATGGTTGGCTGCTCTGTCGATCCAGGAGTTCGGTCCCTGCTACCCAACTGAGAAGCTACAGTACTAG
- the GPA2 gene encoding guanine nucleotide-binding protein subunit alpha (Syntenic homolog of Saccharomyces cerevisiae YER020W (GPA2)): MGLCASKDKGSATHAEKRRQDRHGASQKVETGAKRVDYGAEVKPETSPSHSTSGATAGGRKRSVVSGTSQQTTAVAGPGSMGQPSASNRALKVLLLGSGESGKSTVLQQLKILHQNGFTQEELLDFKPFIIDNIVETGKDLLNARAKFNVLLEPDCGLTENDLQQVLEYSRPAGSTPLLPRGLAGILSRIWQLPSTKELLTGPERSSFYLMDNAGYFFKSLDRISQPDYVPTVADVLRTRKKTSGIFDTTIEMDADLKLHIYDVGGQRSERKKWIRCFDNVTLIIFCVSLSEYDQTLIEDKTQNRLQESLILFDSVVNSRWFTRTSVVLFLNKIDAFAEKLQTVPLEKYFPDYTGGQDINRAAKYILWRFVQLNRANLNIYPHVTQATDTSNIRLVFAAIKETILENTLRDSGVL; the protein is encoded by the coding sequence ATGGGGTTGTGCGCGTCGAAGGACAAGGGATCAGCAACACACGCGGAAAAGCGGCGTCAGGACAGACATGGTGCTTCTCAGAAGGTAGAAACAGGAGCAAAGAGGGTAGATTACGGTGCAGAAGTCAAACCTGAGACGTCACCCAGTCATAGCACGTCCGGCGCTACAGCGGGCGGCAGGAAACGCTCCGTGGTATCCGGGACGAGTCAGCAGACAACGGCAGTGGCTGGACCAGGGTCAATGGGGCAACCGAGTGCCAGCAATCGCGCGCTCAAGGTTTTGTTGTTGGGTTCTGGCGAGAGCGGGAAATCGACCGTACTGCAACAACTGAAGATTCTTCACCAGAACGGCTTCACGCAAGAAGAGCTTCTAGACTTTAAACCCTTCATTATCGACAACATTGTGGAAACTGGGAAAGACTTGTTGAATGCAAGAGCTAAATTCAACGTACTCCTTGAACCCGACTGCGGTTTGACAGAAAACGATCTGCAACAGGTTCTGGAATATAGCAGGCCTGCCGGCTCGACACCTTTATTGCCGCGTGGCCTGGCTGGGATTTTAAGCAGAATCTGGCAGTTACCTTCGACCAAAGAGCTTCTCACTGGTCCTGAACGGTCGTCGTTCTACCTTATGGATAATGCAGGCTACTTCTTCAAAAGTCTGGACCGTATTTCGCAGCCCGACTACGTTCCTACTGTAGCGGACGTGCTCCGTACAAGAAAGAAGACCTCAGGTATTTTTGATACAACGATAGAAATGGATGCTGACCTAAAACTACACATTTACGACGTCGGCGGTCAACGAAGTGAGCGGAAAAAATGGATCCGTTGCTTCGATAATGTTACTTTGATCATATTCTGTGTCTCTCTTTCTGAATATGACCAAACCTTGATCGAAGACAAGACGCAAAATAGGTTGCAAGAGTCCCTGATCCTCTTTGATTCAGTGGTAAATAGCAGATGGTTTACAAGAACATCCGTTGTCCTGTTCCTGAATAAGATAGACGCATTTGCTGAAAAGTTACAGACAGTCCCTCTCGAGAAGTACTTTCCTGATTACACTGGTGGCCAGGATATAAACAGAGCTGCAAAGTACATTCTATGGAGGTTCGTCCAGTTGAACCGCGCTAACCTGAATATTTATCCACATGTGACACAGGCTACAGATACTTCCAATATTAGGCTAGTATTTGCCGCTATCAAAGAAACTATACTCGAGAACACTTTAAGAGATTCCGGCGTGTTGTGA
- the ECM27 gene encoding Ecm27p (Syntenic homolog of Saccharomyces cerevisiae YJR106W (ECM27)) — protein MDHAPSTWARITHPVYLYETNKLSLGFVVLTVLHLSVCFVLLGVSASDYLCPIVVTLTSQRNRPHKGILAAILLAWCNSSPDLFSSLMSWNAANNAAALSVGEVLGACGVIICVVQGAIFMVMRSAWVNLSAAERHSIIVDLLFAMLAVCIIGYVCLMNAVSVLDCVVMLLIYAAYIVSKISAGQRHAPPTIEVSSPANQSDQMPPELVGPYSDMNDSDSQFFISDIDTGIKPSLLTSIDYNSLLKVLETAMPRETADTISLETMATPHTEHRPVTEPNERVDPARQPGITRTAPPMFQPYSDNPELQLLTPQPLRSEDLFKRRIMQLKSNALYIFAPQLANFREKSHVSQVLSVALTPFMLLLRITIPQYSKFAQVAPGGASISLPRTTIAMAVINAVAAPLWAVMLYMSFAESRAPVTVWLLAGLVATAMLTMTVLLYARVHRAGKFSLTPDPHTSVADAERAAHTATYLFNGIGVCCSMLWISYLANTLIEIMTLYQRITDVSEAILGLTIFSWGNSVSDLMSNVAMARLYHKLPGDEGTHQDTKFLAISLGACLGGVLLNTMIGVGISGLVTMLPLKRWSITLRDQGVDSKFLVSCVAIVLQLIFLLWLFLTNARFLQSHMKTVGLAMCAWWLAATLLNLVLEASI, from the coding sequence ATGGACCATGCACCAAGTACATGGGCACGGATCACACATCCAGTGTATCTATACGAGACGAACAAGCTATCCCTGGGGTTCGTGGTGCTGACGGTTCTACATCTGAGCGTGTGTTTTGTGTTGCTGGGCGTTTCCGCTTCTGATTATTTATGTCCCATAGTGGTGACCTTGACGAGCCAACGGAACCGGCCGCACAAGGGCATTCTGGCAGCCATCCTACTGGCATGGTGCAATTCGTCGCCCGACTTGTTCTCCAGTCTGATGTCGTGGAACGCGGCCAACAATGCCGCCGCCTTGTCTGTGGGTGAGGTGCTGGGCGCCTGCGGCGTTATCATCTGTGTGGTACAGGGCGCGATATTTATGGTGATGAGGTCTGCGTGGGTAAATCTTAGCGCGGCGGAGCGCCATTCGATCATCGTGGACCTACTGTTTGCGATGCTGGCCGTCTGCATTATCGGCTACGTATGCCTGATGAACGCTGTGTCCGTCCTGGACTGCGTGGTAATGTTGCTCATCTACGCGGCCTACATAGTGTCGAAGATCTCTGCTGGCCAGCGGCACGCCCCCCCGACTATTGAAGTATCGAGTCCTGCGAACCAGTCCGACCAGATGCCGCCGGAGCTTGTGGGGCCCTATTCTGACATGAATGACAGCGACAGTCAGTTCTTCATTTCTGACATCGACACGGGCATCAAGCCCAGTTTGCTAACTTCTATCGACTACAATAGCCTGCTCAAGGTCCTGGAGACCGCTATGCCGCGCGAAACAGCCGACACCATCTCGCTAGAGACTATGGCAACACCGCACACCGAGCACCGCCCGGTCACAGAGCCGAACGAGCGCGTCGACCCAGCCAGGCAGCCGGGGATCACCCGCACAGCCCCGCCAATGTTCCAACCATATTCTGACAACCCCGAGTTGCAGTTGCTGACaccgcagccgctgcggTCCGAGGACCTCTTCAAGCGCCGCATAATGCAGCTCAAGTCAAACGCGCTCTACATCTTTGCGCCGCAGCTGGCGAACTTCCGCGAGAAAAGCCATGTCTCGCAGGTGCTGTCGGTCGCCCTGACGCCGTTCATGCTCCTGCTCCGCATCACCATCCCACAGTACAGCAAGTTCGCCCAGGTGGCGCCAGGGGGCGCCTCTATCTCGTTGCCGCGCACAACGATCGCGATGGCCGTCATAAATGCAGTCGCAGCGCCGCTATGGGCGGTGATGCTTTATATGTCCTTCGCTGAGTCCCGCGCGCCCGTCACGGTGTGGCTGCTCGCCGGTCTTGTCGCCACCGCGATGCTCACCATGACTGTGCTTCTCTACGCCCGTGTCCACCGTGCCGGCAAGTTCTCGCTCACGCCAGACCCGCATACCTCCGTGGCCGACGCGGAGCGTGCCGCCCACACTGCCACGTACCTCTTCAACGGTATCGGCGTGTGCTGCAGCATGCTTTGGATATCCTACCTCGCCAACACCCTCATCGAGATCATGACTCTCTACCAGCGCATCACCGATGTCTCCGAGGCCATACTGGGCCTCACCATTTTCTCGTGGGGCAACTCCGTCAGCGACCTAATGTCTAACGTCGCCATGGCCCGTCTCTACCACAAGCTGCCCGGCGACGAAGGGACGCATCAGGACACTAAGTTCCTCGCAATATCCCTGGGTGCGTGCCTCGGCGGTGTACTACTAAACACCATGATCGGCGTTGGTATCAGCGGGCTGGTAACCATGCTGCCACTCAAGAGGTGGTCCATCACGCTACGTGACCAGGGAGTAGATAGCAAGTTTCTGGTTTCTTGCGTTGCCATAGTACTACAGCTCATATTCCTTTTGTGGCTCTTTTTGACGAACGCACGCTTTTTACAGTCGCACATGAAAACAGTGGGGCTGGCGATGTGCGCCTGGTGGTTAGCGGCTACGTTACTCAACCTAGTACTTGAAGCCTCAATATAA
- the TDA4 gene encoding Tda4p (Syntenic homolog of Saccharomyces cerevisiae YJR116W (TDA4)), whose translation MRDPFLKYSLFSDHDSLLLRHSHEVLVSFLMYQFVLYPVVAPAVNRMIFGQHYTRAAPRTRANFDIHTVSTVQAVLCVGMIWPLLRLPAALPVFGFYDEYASLVAATMVGYFVWDVYLCTRYLAVFGPGFLGHALGSLAVLLSALTPAFQPWLGKFLIFEASTPLVNVNWFITQLARGSTSAVVPRWLPVVNGLLLLVTFFCVRIVWGVMALIAMDYYVWRQWGPETPKLVGLLVPAINFFMTLLNFYWFYKMVRIAKKMVRASKHVAKVT comes from the coding sequence ATGCGTGATCCTTTCTTGAAGTACTCGCTCTTCAGCGACCACGACAGCCTACTGCTGCGGCACAGCCACGAGGTGCTGGTCTCGTTCCTTATGTACCAGTTCGTGCTGTACCCGGTGGTGGCGCCAGCGGTAAACCGGATGATTTTCGGCCAGCACTACACACGGGCGGCACCGCGCACACGGGCGAACTTCGACATCCACACCGTGTCCACGGTGCAGGCGGTGCTGTGCGTGGGCATGATATggccgctgctgcggctaCCTGCGGCGCTGCCGGTGTTCGGGTTCTACGATGAGTACGCGAGCCTGGTGGCCGCGACGATGGTAGGCTACTTCGTGTGGGATGTATATCTCTGCACGCGGTACCTGGCGGTATTCGGCCCGGGCTTTCTGGGCCACGCCCTGGGCTCGCTGGCTGTGCTGCTGTCGGCGCTGACGCCTGCGTTCCAGCCGTGGCTCGGCAAGTTCCTGATTTTCGAGGCCAGCACGCCGCTGGTGAACGTCAACTGGTTCATCACACAGCTGGCTCGTGGCTCCACGAGTGCGGTCGTGCCGCGCTGGCTACCGGTGGTGAAcggcctgctgctgctggttACGTTTTTCTGTGTGCGGATCGTATGGGGCGTCATGGCGCTCATCGCCATGGACTATTATGTGTGGCGCCAGTGGGGCCCAGAGACCCCCAAGCTCGTTGGCTTGCTTGTACCGGCCATCAATTTCTTCATGACACTGCTGAACTTCTACTGGTTTTACAAGATGGTGCGCATTGCTAAGAAAATGGTTCGCGCGTCAAAGCACGTCGCCAAAGTTACTTAA
- the RPN3 gene encoding proteasome regulatory particle lid subunit RPN3 (Syntenic homolog of Saccharomyces cerevisiae YER021W (RPN3)) — protein sequence MTSDLMEVDSAHTPDVYSASKDNVDKFVDLLRQVSKTTITLDSRYVWKSLRELMSLRKELQQQTLTILITLLYPDDSAFKVPLLRVVNQNLKSSVEDAEAFRAKYPADFYQLTADGKIDLSAELNSFMHLLVQLYLLDSGQVEALESFNLKTVIPGVLHYYNNRSLDLINAKLWFYIARAHEILGNKFDHTIRMDMMKFLRTATLKYDNETKAMLITLILRNFLQSGDVEIASDFISKVEFPCDQGVSSPLEARYYFYLSKINAIQLDYSSANEYVIAAIKKAPNSPSSLGFLQQANKLHCVIQLLMGDIPELSFFHQKGMEATLTPYFHLSKAVKLGDLKKFTATISKYKVQLLEDGNYQLCVRLRSNVIKTGIRIISLTYKKISLKDICLRLHLDSEQTVEYMVSRAIRDGVIEAKINHEGGYIETSELLNVYATMQPQQAFDDRINFVNQLHDECVMAMRYPGSREKKKNVKTDDHEGEIDPDIMDLSDYGSDIEDLI from the coding sequence ATGACATCTGATCTAATGGAGGTGGACTCGGCCCATACACCGGATGTTTATAGCGCAAGCAAGGACAACGTTGACAAGTTTGTCGATCTGCTTCGCCAGGTCTCCAAGACTACTATAACATTGGACTCCCGCTATGTGTGGAAGTCTCTTCGCGAGCTAATGTCTTTGCGcaaggagctgcagcagcagaccCTCACCATCCTTATCACGCTCCTATATCCGGACGACTCGGCATTCAAGGTGCCATTGCTTCGTGTGGTGAACCAGAACCTCAAAAGCAGCGTCGAGGATGCGGAGGCATTCAGGGCCAAGTACCCCGCAGACTTTTATCAGCTGACTGCTGACGGCAAGATTGACCTGTCGGCTGAGCTCAATTCGTTTATGCACCTGCTAGTGCAGCTCTATCTACTGGACTCTGGGCAGGTCGAGGCGCTGGAAAGCTTCAATCTGAAGACGGTCATTCCAGGCGTGCTGCATTACTACAACAACCGTTCCTTAGACCTGATCAATGCCAAGCTGTGGTTCTACATTGCGCGCGCCCACGAGATCCTGGGTAACAAGTTTGATCATACCATACGTATGGATATGATGAAGTTCTTGAGGACTGCCACCCTAAAGTACGACAATGAGACCAAGGCGATGCTAATAACCCTCATCTTGCGTAACTTCCTCCAGTCTGGCGATGTTGAGATTGCCTCGGATTTCATTAGCAAGGTGGAGTTCCCCTGTGACCAAGGCGTATCCAGTCCGCTTGAGGCAAGATACTACTTTTATCTCTCTAAGATCAATGCCATCCAGCTCGATTACTCAAGCGCGAACGAATATGTCATTGCCGCTATCAAGAAGGCTCCTAACTCACCCAGCAGTCTTGGCTTTTTGCAACAGGCAAACAAGTTGCACTGCGTTATCCAGTTGTTAATGGGCGATATCCCTGAGCTTTCCTTCTTCCACCAGAAGGGGATGGAGGCCACACTAACTCCATATTTTCATCTCTCCAAAGCAGTTAAGCTGGGGGACCTCAAGAAATTCACAGCTACCATATCAAAGTACAAGGTCCAGCTTCTGGAGGACGGTAATTACCAGCTCTGTGTTCGTCTTCGCTCAAACGTCATAAAGACTGGTATCCGGATTATATCTTTGACCTATAAGAAGATCTCCCTGAAGGATATATGCTTGCGCCTGCATCTGGACTCCGAACAAACGGTAGAGTATATGGTGTCTCGCGCTATTAGGGATGGTGTAATCGAGGCTAAGATTAACCACGAGGGCGGTTACATCGAGACAAGTGAGCTACTTAATGTATATGCCACGATGCAGCCGCAGCAAGCCTTTGACGACAGGATCAATTTTGTCAACCAGCTGCATGACGAGTGTGTCATGGCCATGAGATACCCCGGTTCGCGAGAGAAGAAGAAAAATGTTAAGACGGACGATCATGAAGGCGAAATAGATCCTGATATAATGGATCTTTCTGACTATGGCTCTGATATTGAGGACTTAATCTAG